A window of Terriglobus sp. RCC_193 contains these coding sequences:
- a CDS encoding c-type cytochrome: MGILVLGYAVRPSMAVHAQQQQPRGGGRPGGSERPTGGAAAGPNEGAQAQSADQSHGAATQQAAPFGIVAYPDRPTAPKEVLDRGKTAFSVNCAFCHGSDAGGGSVGPNLLRSEVVLQDAAGEKIMPIVHGARAEQGMPKIDIPDSSVVDIAAWLHSLKTGGNMRSTEKINIVVGKADEGKAAFGRLCASCHSVDGDLKGFAAKYEDPRGMQQAWMLPGVAAFGRRGGGGPPPPQLHVPPTTATVTLASGKKVTGRLGVLDDFYAEIITDDGVVHRFTLNNGVPKVEIHDPLKAHRAMFRTITDKDIHDITAYLESLK; this comes from the coding sequence GTGGGAATTCTGGTGCTGGGGTATGCGGTGCGACCGTCGATGGCGGTCCATGCGCAACAACAGCAGCCACGCGGAGGCGGACGTCCTGGCGGATCGGAACGTCCTACAGGTGGTGCCGCTGCCGGACCGAACGAAGGTGCGCAGGCGCAGTCGGCGGACCAGTCGCATGGCGCCGCGACGCAGCAGGCCGCACCGTTTGGCATTGTGGCTTACCCGGATCGTCCTACGGCGCCGAAAGAGGTTTTGGATCGCGGCAAGACGGCGTTCAGCGTGAACTGCGCCTTCTGTCATGGATCGGATGCGGGTGGCGGATCGGTGGGACCGAATCTGCTGCGCAGTGAAGTGGTGCTGCAGGATGCCGCGGGTGAGAAGATCATGCCGATTGTGCACGGTGCGCGTGCAGAACAGGGGATGCCAAAGATTGATATTCCCGACAGCAGCGTGGTGGACATTGCGGCGTGGCTGCATAGCCTGAAGACCGGTGGCAATATGCGCTCCACCGAGAAGATCAACATCGTTGTCGGCAAGGCGGATGAGGGTAAGGCGGCGTTTGGTCGACTATGCGCTTCATGCCACTCCGTAGATGGTGATCTGAAGGGGTTTGCTGCGAAGTATGAGGATCCGCGCGGTATGCAGCAGGCGTGGATGTTGCCCGGTGTGGCTGCGTTTGGAAGGCGTGGCGGCGGTGGGCCTCCTCCTCCGCAACTTCATGTGCCGCCGACGACGGCGACGGTGACGCTGGCCAGTGGGAAGAAGGTGACCGGGCGACTGGGCGTGCTGGATGACTTCTATGCGGAGATCATCACGGACGACGGCGTGGTGCATCGCTTCACGCTGAACAACGGTGTGCCGAAGGTGGAGATTCACGATCCGCTGAAGGCGCATCGCGCGATGTTCCGCACCATTACCGATAAAGATATCCACGACATCACGGCGTACCTCGAGTCGCTGAAATAA
- a CDS encoding acido-empty-quinoprotein group A: MRILRKIQCAAALCAAMTMVTTALNAQWLDPKDILKPKPDSWPTYSGDYSGRRYSSLTQINSLNVKGLTLAWAQRLTGGEGAPGGGGPPGFGPAAVPTNVGGVGTAVAPMGSIKGAILQVDGYLFVSTPDNVWAMDAMDGHVLWHFLWKTRGGTHIGNRGVAMWHDRLFLETPDDYLVAIDAKTGKEIWHKEIASFDLQYFSTMAPVVIGDHLLVGTGNDLDEPGMLQSFSPQTGEVEWKWFAVPMKKDDPGMETWRNVDAASHGGGNVWVNGSYDPETHLYILGTGNPTAAYTSQMRGPGANLYTCATVAINVDTGKMAWYYQTSPHDTHDFDSAQTQVLVDGIWKGKPRKMVMTAARNGYFFVLDRTTGEHLLTSKLVDSPNWAEEKLDKNGAPVRIPAKDFDYGGALVSPANGGIVNWPPPAFSPQTGLFYVNANESYAMYYLATTDPRGAMGLGGKDEVGLGTLGTYLIGMDYKTGKAAWKHRYPGVGGGSLIGVTATAGRLLFSGDQHGNLVAYESATGKQLWHTRIGVSNAPETYMLDGHQYVLAGAGDMVYAFRLQ, translated from the coding sequence ATGCGTATTCTTCGCAAGATTCAATGTGCCGCTGCTCTGTGCGCGGCGATGACGATGGTGACCACCGCGCTGAACGCGCAGTGGCTTGACCCGAAGGACATTCTTAAACCCAAGCCGGATAGCTGGCCTACGTATTCGGGTGATTACAGCGGGCGCCGGTATAGCTCGTTGACGCAGATCAATTCGCTGAATGTGAAGGGGCTGACGCTGGCGTGGGCGCAGCGTTTGACCGGTGGTGAAGGTGCTCCGGGTGGCGGTGGGCCTCCGGGATTTGGGCCGGCTGCGGTGCCGACGAATGTTGGCGGTGTGGGAACCGCGGTGGCGCCGATGGGTTCGATTAAAGGCGCGATTCTGCAGGTGGATGGATACCTGTTTGTCAGCACGCCGGATAACGTGTGGGCGATGGATGCCATGGATGGGCATGTACTGTGGCACTTCCTATGGAAGACGCGCGGCGGTACGCACATTGGCAATCGCGGGGTGGCGATGTGGCATGATCGTTTGTTCCTGGAGACGCCGGACGATTACCTGGTGGCCATTGATGCAAAGACGGGCAAGGAGATCTGGCATAAGGAAATTGCATCATTCGATCTGCAGTACTTCTCGACGATGGCTCCTGTGGTGATTGGCGATCATCTGCTTGTTGGCACGGGCAATGACCTGGACGAGCCGGGTATGTTGCAGAGCTTCAGTCCGCAGACGGGCGAGGTGGAGTGGAAGTGGTTTGCCGTGCCGATGAAGAAGGATGATCCGGGCATGGAGACATGGCGCAACGTGGATGCGGCTTCGCATGGTGGTGGCAATGTGTGGGTGAACGGGTCGTATGATCCGGAGACACATCTCTACATTCTTGGCACAGGCAATCCTACGGCGGCGTATACGTCGCAGATGCGTGGACCGGGCGCGAACCTATACACATGCGCCACGGTGGCGATCAATGTGGATACCGGCAAGATGGCGTGGTATTACCAGACGTCGCCGCATGACACGCATGATTTTGATTCGGCACAGACGCAGGTGTTAGTCGATGGCATATGGAAGGGCAAGCCGCGCAAGATGGTGATGACTGCGGCGCGCAACGGCTACTTCTTTGTGCTGGATCGCACTACGGGCGAGCATCTGTTGACGAGCAAGCTGGTGGATTCGCCGAACTGGGCGGAGGAGAAGCTGGATAAAAACGGCGCTCCGGTGCGCATTCCGGCGAAGGACTTTGACTATGGCGGTGCGCTGGTTTCGCCTGCGAATGGCGGCATTGTGAATTGGCCTCCACCGGCGTTCAGTCCGCAGACGGGCTTGTTCTATGTGAATGCGAACGAGAGTTATGCCATGTATTACCTGGCCACGACGGACCCGCGCGGTGCGATGGGGCTGGGTGGTAAGGATGAGGTTGGGCTGGGCACGCTGGGAACGTATCTCATCGGCATGGATTACAAGACGGGCAAGGCTGCATGGAAGCATCGTTATCCCGGCGTCGGTGGCGGTTCACTGATTGGTGTGACGGCAACAGCGGGACGGCTGTTGTTCAGCGGCGATCAACATGGAAACCTGGTCGCGTATGAATCGGCAACGGGCAAGCAGTTGTGGCACACGCGGATTGGTGTCAGCAATGCGCCGGAGACGTACATGCTGGATGGTCATCAGTATGTGCTGGCCGGTGCGGGTGACATGGTGTACGCGTTCCGTTTGCAGTAG
- a CDS encoding DinB family protein: MSAGLSGEELLAWSDATFIRWMELVKRHPEILRLPCDVYSVADINGLLHHIVAVELRYAQRLCGEAETSYEEIPADVAGMEAAHVGMLNRIRALLADAAFDWEQIIPFQTRSMGVLRASRRTVLNHTVLHGIRHYAQMAMLVRQAGIAPGWPMDYLFMGVVGRE, encoded by the coding sequence GTGTCAGCAGGATTGAGTGGGGAAGAACTGCTTGCGTGGAGCGACGCTACCTTCATCCGATGGATGGAGTTGGTGAAGCGTCATCCTGAGATACTGCGCCTGCCGTGCGATGTGTATAGCGTTGCGGATATCAATGGCCTGCTGCACCACATTGTTGCCGTGGAACTGCGTTATGCGCAACGGCTTTGCGGCGAGGCAGAGACTTCGTATGAAGAAATTCCCGCGGATGTGGCGGGGATGGAAGCGGCACATGTTGGAATGCTGAATCGCATTCGCGCACTGCTGGCGGATGCCGCGTTCGATTGGGAACAGATCATTCCATTCCAAACGCGAAGCATGGGAGTGCTGCGGGCTTCGCGACGTACGGTGTTGAACCATACTGTGCTGCACGGAATCCGGCACTATGCGCAGATGGCCATGCTTGTGCGGCAGGCGGGTATTGCTCCGGGATGGCCTATGGACTATCTGTTTATGGGAGTTGTGGGGAGGGAATAG
- a CDS encoding aspartyl protease family protein — MTKSAFHGTDHFRSPCKPYKKDMDSVTRLLPKVLLLCSFFLRTGVANCQQSSAELKKLYDAHSCFQMREKVHASNTPLFYRAVAACNFRESRCAKELSKVQRQSTSADEVWEATSLLAQDALADGHYSEALKQVEALLKLRPTDKDAQNAQAFFGALTTSGDQRVVRHRRGQASVVQFDGNVGAKILVNGRSTAFIFDTGANVSVISEGQAKLLGLEVHAVDARMNVVTGAKIGFCVTTATSLRLGNVELKNVAFLVVGDDAEPFVEMPIGQRGILGLPVLLAAETLRMHDGVFDIGYKPARYTRDAANICAYGSTLNVELTHESKPLTFALDTGATHTDLYPLFASEFSDLLTSGSKETFTQKGIGSTQDFPVVTIKAVAFTLAGHPVVLSPARVFLKPSLEGSETLAGNLGMDVLRQGNQLTFDFHAMRISLK; from the coding sequence GTGACGAAAAGTGCATTTCACGGGACCGATCATTTCAGAAGCCCATGCAAGCCTTATAAAAAGGATATGGATTCTGTGACGCGCCTTCTTCCCAAAGTCTTATTGCTCTGTTCCTTCTTTCTGCGTACAGGCGTGGCGAACTGCCAGCAGAGCTCAGCAGAGTTGAAGAAGCTATATGACGCACATTCCTGCTTCCAGATGAGGGAGAAGGTACATGCATCCAATACGCCCTTGTTTTACCGCGCCGTCGCGGCCTGCAATTTTCGAGAATCGCGTTGCGCAAAGGAACTTTCCAAGGTTCAAAGGCAGAGCACCTCTGCAGATGAAGTATGGGAAGCGACTTCGCTGCTGGCTCAGGATGCACTTGCGGACGGACACTACAGCGAAGCCCTCAAGCAAGTCGAGGCGTTGCTGAAGCTGCGTCCAACGGACAAGGATGCGCAAAATGCGCAGGCCTTCTTCGGGGCCCTCACCACATCTGGAGATCAGCGGGTGGTGCGGCATAGGCGCGGACAGGCCTCCGTCGTACAGTTCGATGGGAACGTCGGGGCGAAAATTCTGGTCAACGGGCGCTCGACGGCCTTCATTTTTGATACCGGAGCGAACGTCTCCGTCATCAGCGAAGGTCAAGCAAAGTTGCTGGGTCTTGAGGTCCATGCTGTCGATGCCAGGATGAACGTCGTAACGGGAGCGAAAATCGGTTTCTGCGTCACAACTGCCACCAGTCTGCGGTTGGGAAACGTGGAACTGAAAAATGTCGCCTTTCTTGTGGTCGGCGACGATGCCGAACCCTTCGTCGAAATGCCGATTGGCCAACGTGGAATCCTTGGCTTGCCTGTCCTGCTCGCGGCAGAAACGCTGCGCATGCACGATGGTGTCTTTGATATCGGGTATAAGCCTGCCCGGTACACACGTGATGCTGCGAATATCTGCGCTTATGGCTCAACTCTGAATGTCGAACTCACACATGAGAGCAAACCGTTGACGTTTGCTCTTGACACAGGCGCAACCCACACTGACCTATACCCCCTTTTTGCCAGCGAATTCTCTGATTTGTTGACTAGCGGAAGCAAGGAAACCTTCACACAAAAAGGAATCGGCAGCACCCAGGATTTCCCGGTCGTCACGATCAAAGCCGTGGCATTCACTTTGGCAGGGCATCCCGTTGTTCTCTCACCGGCAAGAGTGTTCCTGAAGCCGAGTCTTGAAGGCAGCGAAACGCTGGCAGGCAATTTGGGTATGGACGTTCTAAGACAAGGTAACCAGTTGACCTTCGACTTTCACGCCATGCGCATTTCGCTCAAGTGA
- a CDS encoding glycerophosphodiester phosphodiesterase family protein, which produces MNFRLSAAVFLFATAPLVAQQAASTSGMENPWITLMTKAAAHAKQHGGRMPLLSPLDRTVVRSPGLPADMPLVPVKQLQALGIHVVPWTTNDPEQIRAVIRTGVDGLISDRPDLLQQVLKEERAANPDNETLERFVVSAHRGGRGLRPENTLPSFESGLDQLATELETDTGVSTDGISTIWHDQFYNPQACRKADGSAYTMENRIYLRDISSTDAAKTLICDKIHFGDMQKNDAALSPVTVAFAKKDGMPSIYAPTNVPQLFRFVKFYVDYYTTGAGKSDPHAKERAANARTVHFNIETKIVPDVSISSQGRPVPKGFENHTKPPQAFVDALAGTIAKEHMEGRAAIQSFDFRTLQLIEEQYPKIQTFYLTESPKTLSSDFVPEALRVKP; this is translated from the coding sequence ATGAACTTTCGACTTTCTGCTGCTGTTTTTCTTTTTGCCACTGCGCCGCTTGTTGCGCAGCAGGCCGCATCTACCTCAGGTATGGAGAATCCGTGGATCACGTTGATGACGAAGGCCGCCGCACATGCGAAGCAGCATGGCGGGCGTATGCCGCTGCTGTCGCCGCTGGATCGCACGGTGGTGCGTTCGCCGGGTTTGCCAGCGGATATGCCACTGGTGCCGGTGAAGCAGTTGCAGGCCTTGGGCATTCACGTGGTGCCGTGGACGACGAATGATCCGGAACAGATACGCGCGGTGATTCGCACGGGTGTGGATGGATTGATCAGCGATCGTCCAGACCTGTTGCAGCAGGTGTTGAAGGAAGAGCGTGCTGCGAATCCTGATAACGAAACGTTGGAGCGGTTTGTCGTGAGTGCGCATCGCGGCGGACGTGGGCTGCGTCCGGAAAATACGTTGCCTAGTTTTGAAAGTGGGCTTGATCAGCTTGCAACCGAACTGGAGACAGATACAGGTGTTTCTACAGATGGCATTTCCACCATCTGGCATGACCAGTTCTATAACCCGCAGGCGTGCCGCAAGGCCGATGGTTCGGCTTACACGATGGAGAACCGTATCTACCTCCGCGATATCTCTTCAACCGATGCGGCGAAGACACTGATCTGCGACAAGATCCATTTTGGCGATATGCAGAAGAACGATGCTGCGCTGTCGCCGGTGACGGTGGCGTTTGCGAAGAAGGATGGTATGCCGTCGATCTATGCGCCGACAAATGTGCCGCAGCTTTTCCGCTTTGTGAAGTTTTATGTGGATTACTACACGACCGGTGCAGGGAAGAGCGATCCTCATGCGAAAGAGCGCGCCGCGAATGCTCGCACCGTGCACTTCAACATTGAGACGAAGATCGTTCCGGATGTGAGCATCAGCAGCCAGGGACGTCCGGTGCCAAAGGGTTTTGAGAATCATACGAAACCGCCGCAGGCGTTTGTGGATGCGCTTGCGGGAACGATTGCGAAGGAGCACATGGAAGGCCGCGCGGCCATTCAGAGCTTTGACTTCCGTACGCTGCAACTGATCGAAGAACAGTATCCGAAGATTCAGACGTTCTATCTGACAGAGAGCCCGAAAACACTTAGTTCGGACTTTGTGCCTGAGGCATTGCGGGTGAAGCCTTAA
- a CDS encoding VOC family protein, with amino-acid sequence MKTLAASLLCIALAFAGMRVSAAETKRPAITGIAFARFYASDASAAQHFYGDTLGLKRVTEDSRSVYPVNALQWVEWIPLTDPSLHSRMAAIGFTTRDAKGLQRYLTEKGVAIAEPLKDGAFAVHDPDGYLVYFVQTGSNRAVAKASLSSNATASRIIHVGHVVKDQAAEDKFYRELLGFRPYWHGGRHPERADWVSLQVPDGTDWIEYMLNIPPDASLKSVGVQDHFSLGTAKMDTVLAQLKANGCTEAQCSKTQIGLDGKMQLNLYDPDLSRLEYMEFTPREKPCCSEFMGPQPTAVENR; translated from the coding sequence ATGAAAACCCTGGCCGCTTCGCTGTTGTGTATTGCATTGGCATTTGCCGGAATGCGGGTATCTGCCGCAGAGACAAAGCGCCCCGCCATCACGGGTATTGCATTCGCTCGTTTCTATGCATCGGATGCGAGTGCCGCACAGCATTTCTACGGCGACACGCTGGGCTTGAAACGGGTGACGGAAGATTCACGTTCGGTGTATCCCGTGAATGCGCTGCAATGGGTGGAATGGATTCCGCTGACCGATCCATCGCTACATTCCCGCATGGCGGCGATCGGCTTTACCACCCGTGACGCGAAGGGACTGCAGCGCTACCTCACAGAAAAAGGTGTGGCCATCGCCGAGCCGCTGAAAGACGGCGCGTTTGCCGTGCATGATCCTGATGGCTACCTTGTCTATTTTGTCCAGACCGGATCGAATCGTGCCGTTGCGAAGGCTTCGTTGTCTTCGAATGCTACTGCCTCTCGCATTATCCATGTGGGGCACGTGGTGAAAGACCAGGCGGCCGAAGACAAGTTTTATCGCGAGTTGCTTGGTTTCCGTCCGTACTGGCATGGAGGCCGTCATCCGGAGCGCGCGGACTGGGTGAGCTTACAGGTTCCGGATGGGACCGACTGGATTGAATACATGCTGAACATCCCGCCGGACGCGAGCCTGAAGTCCGTGGGAGTACAGGACCATTTTTCGCTTGGCACTGCAAAGATGGATACCGTACTGGCGCAGTTGAAGGCGAACGGCTGCACGGAGGCGCAGTGCAGCAAAACGCAGATCGGCCTTGACGGCAAGATGCAGTTAAACCTGTATGACCCGGACCTGAGCCGGCTGGAATATATGGAATTTACACCGCGGGAAAAGCCATGTTGCTCAGAGTTTATGGGGCCGCAACCCACCGCGGTTGAGAACCGTTGA
- a CDS encoding carboxypeptidase regulatory-like domain-containing protein, producing the protein MPVASLAQYENGSVVGTVRDASGAVIANATITVTNRATGVVSTRQSDDHGAYEVPALRVGQYDVQVTKEGFAVANATNITVSVAARQRVDLTLGVGSTSTTVEVSDVALRVETDTSQRGEIVTQHQTASLPLVGRNYSDLVGLAPGVRQTGNAISTTSNTGLVREGSFNVNGQRSMFNNYLLDGMDNNAYGESNQGFSNQIIQTPPDSVAAFQVVTNNESAEYGRASGATINVASAQGTNTYHGRVYEFIRNTDLNAIGFFAPPGGKKPQFNRNQFGGNVGGRIVRDHAFFFLDYEGLRQVRKQVSSATLPTPTQLNGVFSKTVYDPYNSTAYAAGTSILTSSNISPIARTIAGYIRNLNPGTAAASNFTTLQRSNNRTDKGDLRLDYAFNQRNSMFVRLSQLKTNALDAPVFGLPLDGQSNGNQRIMDQQLAAGYTRVIGANQLLDVRVGISKTKAGKYSTSIGTNPGFTFPGLPTDPTVAGGIPGIGITGFAALGRQTTNPQFQNPAVFNPKVNYSWLRGNHSLKFGYEYQKVWMDVQDTNPLYGGFTFGGGYSRYQNGVAQGTANSDNYFADFLFGATSVYSLSSYFVAKLRTNGSFAYVQDDWKVSPNLTINVGVRYEYVSPYSDAQNRLTNFDPTSAGAATGSISAFVPATNGNKYGFSPDFNNFGPRVGFSYAPDANTTVRGGFGISFAHYDRAGSGNVLAINPPNALFTNASQAAPAAGGSAATYVRFDQGFPSTTLTFNPITANPSYIDGKRYRDSYVESYYLSVQRQLAKNTLLDIAYVGNHGLKLLQLANFNQKDPNNNFARPLPAFGDITYPIREAYSHYDSIQVKYEQQMVAGLTLLNSFTYGHALDNAGASLESNTPAPQDIRNLAADYGNSDYNQPLYNVTSLVYELPFGKGKRYMSGGGLTNELVGGWQISAINSAASGYQFNITDTPAANLQVTASSVPTYRGGNIYRPNRINRSAPLYTLDKKRSTGTSLQYLNVGAYTPASGPVLAIPTTTPFGNLARNAGRSPAINFLNLAINKRFAVTERANIEFRSELYNILNHTNFTTAGGVANSGNTQTGGTITSTLDPRIVQFGLKVIF; encoded by the coding sequence ATGCCGGTTGCCTCCCTTGCGCAGTATGAAAACGGCAGCGTGGTTGGAACGGTTCGTGATGCATCGGGTGCGGTGATTGCGAACGCCACGATCACGGTGACGAATCGTGCCACGGGCGTTGTAAGCACGCGTCAGTCGGACGATCACGGTGCTTATGAAGTTCCTGCTTTACGTGTGGGCCAGTACGACGTGCAGGTGACCAAGGAAGGGTTCGCCGTGGCGAATGCCACGAACATCACCGTCTCGGTTGCGGCACGCCAGCGCGTTGACCTGACTTTAGGGGTAGGTTCCACCAGCACGACAGTGGAAGTGAGTGACGTTGCATTGCGCGTGGAGACGGATACGAGCCAGCGTGGCGAAATTGTGACGCAGCATCAGACGGCGAGCCTGCCACTGGTGGGCCGTAACTACTCTGACCTTGTGGGATTGGCTCCTGGTGTTCGTCAGACGGGCAATGCGATTTCCACCACGAGTAACACGGGGCTTGTACGCGAAGGCTCATTCAATGTGAACGGTCAGCGTTCCATGTTTAATAACTATCTGCTGGACGGCATGGATAACAACGCTTACGGCGAATCCAACCAGGGTTTCAGTAACCAGATTATTCAGACGCCGCCGGATTCCGTTGCTGCCTTCCAGGTGGTGACCAACAATGAGAGTGCGGAGTATGGACGTGCGAGTGGGGCCACCATCAATGTGGCTTCGGCGCAGGGTACGAATACGTATCACGGTCGCGTGTATGAGTTCATCCGTAATACCGATCTGAATGCGATTGGGTTCTTCGCGCCTCCGGGTGGTAAGAAGCCGCAGTTTAACCGCAACCAGTTTGGTGGTAATGTTGGCGGCCGCATTGTTCGTGACCACGCGTTCTTCTTCCTGGATTACGAGGGACTGCGCCAGGTGCGTAAGCAGGTGAGCTCTGCCACGCTTCCCACGCCTACGCAGTTGAATGGCGTGTTCAGCAAGACCGTATATGACCCCTATAACAGCACAGCCTATGCTGCGGGTACGTCGATTCTTACTTCGTCGAATATCTCGCCCATTGCGCGCACGATTGCGGGCTATATCAGGAACCTGAATCCGGGCACTGCCGCTGCGTCTAACTTCACGACGCTGCAGCGTTCGAATAACCGTACCGACAAAGGCGACCTTCGTCTGGATTACGCGTTTAATCAACGCAACTCGATGTTCGTGCGACTTTCGCAGTTGAAGACAAATGCGCTGGATGCACCTGTGTTCGGCCTGCCTCTGGATGGCCAGTCAAACGGTAACCAGCGCATTATGGATCAGCAATTAGCCGCGGGTTACACGCGTGTGATTGGTGCGAACCAGTTGCTGGATGTGCGTGTGGGCATCTCAAAGACGAAGGCCGGTAAGTACTCTACTTCTATCGGGACCAATCCGGGATTCACATTTCCTGGGCTTCCGACGGATCCTACGGTTGCGGGTGGTATCCCGGGTATCGGTATTACTGGCTTTGCTGCACTGGGACGTCAGACGACGAATCCGCAGTTCCAGAATCCCGCAGTATTTAATCCAAAGGTGAATTACTCGTGGCTGCGCGGCAATCACTCGCTGAAGTTTGGTTATGAGTATCAGAAGGTTTGGATGGATGTGCAGGATACCAATCCCCTGTATGGCGGCTTCACTTTTGGTGGCGGTTACTCGCGTTATCAGAATGGTGTTGCGCAAGGTACAGCGAACAGCGATAACTACTTTGCGGATTTCCTCTTTGGGGCAACCAGCGTGTATTCGCTGTCCAGCTACTTTGTTGCAAAGCTGCGCACCAATGGAAGCTTTGCGTATGTGCAGGATGACTGGAAGGTTTCGCCTAACCTGACCATTAACGTGGGTGTGCGTTATGAGTATGTTTCGCCTTACTCGGATGCGCAGAACCGTTTGACAAACTTCGATCCGACATCAGCTGGTGCTGCTACGGGTTCTATCTCGGCATTTGTTCCTGCGACCAATGGTAATAAGTACGGCTTCAGCCCGGACTTCAACAACTTTGGACCACGTGTTGGCTTCTCATACGCACCGGATGCGAACACGACGGTGCGTGGTGGCTTTGGCATCAGCTTTGCTCACTACGACCGCGCAGGTTCGGGTAACGTACTGGCCATTAACCCGCCGAATGCGTTGTTTACCAACGCTTCGCAAGCGGCGCCGGCGGCAGGTGGAAGTGCTGCAACCTATGTTCGCTTCGATCAAGGTTTCCCGTCGACGACACTTACCTTTAACCCGATTACGGCGAACCCGAGTTATATCGATGGCAAGCGCTATCGCGATAGCTATGTGGAGAGCTACTACCTGAGCGTGCAGCGCCAGCTTGCAAAGAACACACTGCTGGATATTGCGTATGTCGGCAATCATGGTCTGAAGTTGTTGCAGCTTGCGAACTTTAACCAAAAGGACCCGAACAACAACTTTGCGCGTCCACTGCCTGCGTTTGGCGATATCACGTATCCCATCCGCGAAGCTTATTCTCACTACGATTCGATCCAGGTGAAGTATGAGCAGCAGATGGTGGCGGGGCTGACGCTGTTGAACAGCTTCACGTATGGCCATGCGCTGGATAATGCAGGTGCGTCGCTGGAGAGCAACACGCCCGCGCCGCAGGATATCCGTAATCTAGCCGCTGACTATGGCAACAGCGATTACAACCAGCCGCTGTACAACGTTACCAGCCTTGTGTATGAACTGCCGTTTGGTAAAGGGAAGCGCTACATGAGTGGTGGTGGACTTACGAATGAGCTGGTGGGTGGATGGCAGATTTCCGCAATCAACTCCGCTGCCAGCGGTTACCAGTTCAACATTACGGATACGCCCGCAGCGAACCTGCAGGTGACGGCGAGCAGTGTGCCGACGTATCGCGGTGGCAATATCTATCGCCCGAATCGCATCAATCGTTCGGCTCCGTTGTACACGCTGGATAAGAAACGCTCGACTGGAACGTCGTTGCAGTATCTGAATGTGGGTGCTTACACGCCTGCAAGCGGGCCTGTGCTGGCGATCCCAACGACCACGCCGTTCGGTAACCTTGCCCGCAATGCTGGACGGTCGCCTGCGATCAACTTCCTGAACCTTGCTATCAATAAACGGTTCGCTGTGACGGAACGCGCGAACATTGAGTTCCGCAGCGAGTTGTACAACATTTTGAATCACACTAACTTCACGACTGCGGGTGGCGTTGCAAACAGCGGCAACACGCAGACGGGTGGAACCATTACTTCAACACTCGATCCGCGTATTGTGCAGTTTGGCCTGAAGGTGATTTTCTAA